A DNA window from Paralichthys olivaceus isolate ysfri-2021 chromosome 11, ASM2471397v2, whole genome shotgun sequence contains the following coding sequences:
- the mrps23 gene encoding small ribosomal subunit protein mS23 isoform X1: MAGSRLEKYGTVFTRVRDLMRSGVIQPAKKPIWYDVFQAFPPKRDPLHVKPYTRASSKKQETVPDIFYREDEIRAKFYEQYGAGPRAIDLTKLSFVSTCQRFVDKYTELQSHHELEESALFEETGKALLSEGIVLRRRGAHPQVSAESMGPVLKLKLTDMLAEQQSVGSDNKEAMDDKTHTQPIDSKTIG; this comes from the exons ATGGCGGGCAGCAGGTTGGAGAAGTATGGAACAGTTTTCACCCG GGTCCGAGATCTGATGCGCTCTGGAGTCATTCAGCCGGCAAAGAAACCCATCTGGTATGACGTATTCCAGGCTTTTCCACCTAAGAGGGACCCACTTCACGTGAAGCCATACACCAGAGCCAGCTccaagaaacaggaaacagtgcCTGATATCTTCTACAGAGAGGATGAAATTAGAGC GAAGTTCTATGAGCAGTATGGGGCAGGTCCTCGGGCTATTGATCTCACCAAATTATCCTTTGTGTCTACGTGTCAAAG ATTTGTAGACAAATACACAGAGTTACAGAGCCACCACGAGCTGGAAGAGTCTGCTCTGTTTGAGGAAACTGGCAAGGCTTTACTCTCAGAGGGTATTGTgttgaggaggagaggagctcatCCG CAGGTGTCAGCAGAGTCCATGGGTCCTGTGCTCAAGCTGAAGCTAACAGACATGTTGGCTGAGCAGCAGTCAGTAGGTTCGGACAACAAGGAGGCAATggatgacaaaacacacacacagcccataGACTCAAAAACCATTGGATGA
- the mrps23 gene encoding small ribosomal subunit protein mS23 isoform X2 — protein sequence MAGSRLEKYGTVFTRVRDLMRSGVIQPAKKPIWYDVFQAFPPKRDPLHVKPYTRASSKKQETVPDIFYREDEIRAKFYEQYGAGPRAIDLTKLSFVSTCQRFVDKYTELQSHHELEESALFEETGKALLSEGIVLRRRGAHPVSAESMGPVLKLKLTDMLAEQQSVGSDNKEAMDDKTHTQPIDSKTIG from the exons ATGGCGGGCAGCAGGTTGGAGAAGTATGGAACAGTTTTCACCCG GGTCCGAGATCTGATGCGCTCTGGAGTCATTCAGCCGGCAAAGAAACCCATCTGGTATGACGTATTCCAGGCTTTTCCACCTAAGAGGGACCCACTTCACGTGAAGCCATACACCAGAGCCAGCTccaagaaacaggaaacagtgcCTGATATCTTCTACAGAGAGGATGAAATTAGAGC GAAGTTCTATGAGCAGTATGGGGCAGGTCCTCGGGCTATTGATCTCACCAAATTATCCTTTGTGTCTACGTGTCAAAG ATTTGTAGACAAATACACAGAGTTACAGAGCCACCACGAGCTGGAAGAGTCTGCTCTGTTTGAGGAAACTGGCAAGGCTTTACTCTCAGAGGGTATTGTgttgaggaggagaggagctcatCCG GTGTCAGCAGAGTCCATGGGTCCTGTGCTCAAGCTGAAGCTAACAGACATGTTGGCTGAGCAGCAGTCAGTAGGTTCGGACAACAAGGAGGCAATggatgacaaaacacacacacagcccataGACTCAAAAACCATTGGATGA